In Mesorhizobium sp. J428, the genomic window TCCGCAGCAGGATCATGTCCGGCCGCCTGGAGCAGTCGACTGAAAGGATCGGCGAAGGCGTCTGCTCGGTAAAACCGTACATGATCACGTTCGTCAGAGCCTCTTCCAGGCTGAGCTGGAGGGCAAAGCGGGTTCGCTGCGGCCAGCCCTCGCGCTCGGAAAGCTCTTCCAGCCAGGCAGTCGCACGCCCGACTTCGTCGAGCCGGGCGGCTAAGCTAAGCGTATCCGTCCTACCCTCAAAGCCGCTGTCACGGCATGCCATTCTTTTGTGCTCCGGAGTCTCTTGTGGTCCGCCAGCCATCCCAGCGGCACCTTGTGTGCACAACGGGCAGACGATTATCACGCTTCATGATGAACGAACCATCAAGCAAGCCAGCAACTCCCCTGTACGTCGACACGAGGCACGCCGCACGGCGGCTGAGGGGCTGATCGAGGCGCGGGCCTAGATCGAAGAACTCTCCGCCGAATATGAAAA contains:
- a CDS encoding ATP-binding protein yields the protein MACRDSGFEGRTDTLSLAARLDEVGRATAWLEELSEREGWPQRTRFALQLSLEEALTNVIMYGFTEQTPSPILSVDCSRRPDMILLRIADNGAPFDPTLLEEKPLPSSIESAVIGGHGIRLMRRMLDEFSYRRVGDLNQLSLGSRLDGEDQPLPA